A window from Chitinophaga filiformis encodes these proteins:
- a CDS encoding WD40/YVTN/BNR-like repeat-containing protein: MNSYILAFLLLFTVLSSSLLPDRHPDPKKEKAGTGKVVFKSTDGGQSWQDISKGLPENLLEGGVQRNGFFANDKGLYLKVENGFYHNAPNATAPFWAKEIFPYEYSGIAAGKSGRVVGKYWGINLKKADGTSIWSPVFELFAEPRIRSTFETAGGAIFIGTDKGFFKTANNGKTWKHVHTGSLVGHLAEANGVLLAISTGGIIRSTDNGENWAVVSTEGDVAWDVKQIKGGFAAITSDPASNTRRLRTSHDGGKTWQLISADLRDNVVDDSIWRTWNDRPNVKASAVSIIPVGENFICVHRDGIFRSSDKGKTWELLLPAVGDKVFNLLFSGNVIYAIPGKGGC; the protein is encoded by the coding sequence ATGAATTCTTATATCCTTGCCTTTTTGCTCCTTTTCACGGTTCTCTCATCTTCCCTTCTCCCGGATAGGCATCCGGACCCAAAAAAAGAGAAGGCAGGAACTGGAAAGGTCGTTTTTAAATCTACAGATGGCGGACAAAGCTGGCAGGACATCAGCAAAGGGTTGCCCGAAAATTTGCTGGAGGGTGGTGTCCAGAGAAATGGCTTCTTTGCAAATGATAAAGGACTGTACTTAAAGGTTGAGAACGGATTCTATCACAATGCGCCTAATGCCACAGCTCCTTTTTGGGCCAAAGAGATTTTCCCTTATGAGTATAGCGGCATTGCCGCAGGTAAGTCCGGGAGAGTTGTCGGCAAATACTGGGGTATAAATTTGAAAAAAGCAGACGGAACGAGTATATGGTCGCCGGTATTCGAACTTTTTGCTGAGCCACGGATACGCAGCACTTTTGAGACTGCCGGAGGTGCAATTTTCATCGGCACGGACAAAGGTTTTTTTAAAACGGCTAACAACGGAAAGACCTGGAAGCATGTCCATACCGGAAGCCTGGTAGGGCATCTTGCAGAGGCGAATGGTGTGCTGCTGGCGATCAGTACGGGAGGGATAATAAGATCGACCGATAATGGCGAAAACTGGGCGGTGGTGAGTACTGAAGGCGATGTGGCCTGGGATGTAAAACAGATCAAAGGTGGATTCGCTGCTATCACTTCTGATCCGGCGTCGAATACCAGGAGGTTAAGGACATCCCATGACGGCGGTAAAACCTGGCAGCTGATTAGCGCCGACCTTCGGGACAATGTCGTTGATGATTCAATATGGCGGACCTGGAATGATCGTCCTAATGTGAAAGCCTCCGCGGTTTCAATTATCCCGGTTGGTGAAAACTTCATTTGTGTTCATCGTGACGGCATTTTCAGATCATCAGACAAGGGGAAGACATGGGAATTACTACTTCCTGCTGTAGGAGATAAGGTTTTCAATTTATTGTTTTCAGGCAACGTGATCTATGCCATACCCGGCAAGGGGGGATGTTGA
- a CDS encoding helix-turn-helix domain-containing protein: MKPFILFGSSIIITFILISVVASINKKDEIPEKHLEIVLRNIGHQLLLSAKDSSSRVLPVKKLNENTYQISFQNDFGVISDTLINLVQRTFQKSALANNYIVSLKNCKPKETVLAFEINRQAGNLTPCRGRKLQVGCYVVEIEFFKKTTFNYFLLLPLIIPLSAVGFYVKNKFRKEEEQVAIPDNNDYLQLGNFRFYADNNVLKTEDKSITLSEKETKALQIFAENMNQVVEREKLMKEIWEDKGLVVISRNVDVLVSKLRKKLTDDHSIKFINVPGRGYKFIIE; the protein is encoded by the coding sequence ATGAAGCCATTTATTCTATTCGGATCTTCCATCATAATCACTTTTATTTTAATTTCTGTTGTTGCCTCGATCAATAAAAAAGATGAGATTCCTGAGAAGCATTTAGAAATTGTGTTACGTAATATAGGACATCAGCTTTTGCTCTCAGCTAAAGATTCTTCGTCCCGGGTGCTGCCAGTTAAGAAATTAAATGAAAATACCTACCAGATCTCCTTTCAAAATGACTTCGGGGTTATTTCCGATACACTCATCAATTTAGTTCAACGAACATTTCAAAAAAGCGCCCTGGCAAACAATTATATAGTAAGCCTAAAGAATTGTAAACCAAAGGAAACTGTCCTCGCATTCGAAATAAACAGGCAGGCTGGCAATCTCACACCTTGCCGGGGGCGTAAGCTTCAGGTTGGTTGTTATGTCGTTGAAATTGAATTTTTTAAGAAAACTACGTTTAATTACTTCTTGTTGTTGCCATTAATTATTCCTTTGAGTGCTGTTGGATTTTATGTAAAAAATAAGTTCCGGAAAGAAGAGGAACAAGTAGCGATCCCCGATAATAATGATTACCTGCAACTAGGAAACTTTAGGTTCTACGCAGATAATAACGTGCTGAAAACTGAGGATAAAAGCATTACGCTCTCGGAAAAAGAGACCAAAGCACTACAAATATTTGCAGAAAATATGAATCAGGTCGTAGAAAGGGAAAAACTGATGAAAGAGATCTGGGAAGACAAAGGCCTGGTGGTCATCAGTAGAAATGTGGATGTATTGGTGTCAAAATTACGTAAGAAACTGACCGACGATCACTCTATTAAATTTATTAATGTACCTGGCAGGGGCTACAAATTCATTATTGAGTAG
- a CDS encoding SEL1-like repeat protein: MSHSVYLVNTSSLSGKDRNDIMMMEWGYEMPLLLQPLLISGGIIEDDILYYNAKSGIENLKRFYNFLDTSKSLISNKSIFTACKNKLFKYLEGLEHAYFSLNARDVFNMDEAPHNEQAAIWLADIAYNNAMITRAMDNNDISLLRYDKLKHVSMAFHSFAELLNYPDYSYGWGHINEDVRKEEIYYENGLWGLKNAEGEVLLSAQFDDFYEFSEQGIAVVMKDQKYGYVRRSGEIIVTPEWDEAYDFDHSYLAIVQRNGLLGLINPSGKVVAAPIYENLNKVGYNGHYIAQKNGKWGVLGEDAKVIIDFKYEKIELLHDNVFMLLKDGFYSLTENGEQFDLIVRKAPHQGFAWAIKDKKVYLVDKYGISRANKDLVQQDAESDGYSLYYDEVVRERLLAYTKTPDEETVIDAYTPVEELYNIGVDAYNRQDYQSAIYHYTLAAEKGYGYAMNNLAYIYYMIDGYVDNDSAFYWYEKGAAAGNTNALNGLSLCYQNGIGTAPDIEKAIDLLQQAAEDGLAAAHNNLGFLLIDTDPGQALYHYHQAEELGEPDYGSLGYLYEENGDFETALRYYRKDESEFGAFNQGIFYLRGLGTAKDVKAAIGYFETAADGGYAWGHIELARIYLSEEGFIDKDLAKAHISAAEKAGLEIPDELLT, translated from the coding sequence ATGTCACACAGTGTATATTTAGTTAATACCAGCTCCCTTTCAGGAAAAGACAGGAATGATATAATGATGATGGAATGGGGGTATGAGATGCCACTATTATTACAACCTTTATTAATAAGTGGAGGCATTATTGAAGATGACATTCTATACTATAATGCCAAATCCGGTATTGAAAACCTGAAAAGGTTCTACAACTTCCTGGATACTTCCAAATCTCTTATTAGCAATAAAAGCATTTTTACAGCATGTAAAAATAAGCTATTTAAATACCTGGAGGGTCTGGAACATGCTTACTTTAGCCTGAATGCCCGTGACGTATTCAATATGGATGAGGCGCCACATAACGAACAGGCGGCTATCTGGCTGGCAGATATTGCGTATAACAATGCTATGATCACCCGTGCCATGGACAACAACGACATATCCCTGCTGCGTTACGACAAGCTTAAACATGTAAGCATGGCTTTTCACTCATTTGCTGAACTGCTGAACTACCCGGACTATTCTTATGGATGGGGACATATCAATGAAGATGTGCGAAAGGAAGAAATTTACTATGAGAACGGGTTATGGGGATTGAAAAACGCTGAAGGAGAAGTATTGTTGAGCGCTCAATTTGATGACTTTTATGAATTCAGTGAGCAGGGTATTGCCGTGGTAATGAAGGATCAGAAATATGGCTATGTACGCAGATCAGGTGAGATCATAGTTACCCCGGAATGGGATGAGGCCTATGATTTTGATCATTCTTATCTGGCGATTGTTCAGCGCAATGGTCTTTTGGGACTGATCAATCCTTCGGGAAAAGTTGTTGCAGCACCAATATATGAAAACCTTAACAAAGTTGGTTACAATGGTCATTACATTGCACAGAAGAATGGAAAATGGGGTGTACTCGGGGAAGATGCAAAAGTGATCATCGATTTTAAATATGAAAAAATAGAATTACTGCATGACAATGTATTCATGCTTCTGAAAGATGGTTTTTACAGCCTTACCGAAAACGGCGAGCAGTTCGACCTGATAGTACGTAAAGCCCCTCATCAGGGCTTTGCCTGGGCAATCAAGGACAAGAAAGTTTACCTGGTTGATAAATATGGAATATCAAGAGCAAATAAAGACCTGGTACAACAGGATGCTGAAAGTGATGGCTACAGTTTATATTATGATGAGGTAGTGCGTGAGAGGCTACTGGCATACACAAAGACGCCTGATGAAGAAACTGTTATAGATGCCTACACGCCGGTTGAAGAATTGTATAATATTGGTGTAGATGCCTATAACAGACAGGATTACCAGTCAGCCATCTATCACTACACGCTTGCTGCTGAAAAAGGATACGGTTATGCGATGAACAACCTCGCGTATATTTATTACATGATTGACGGATATGTAGATAATGACAGCGCATTTTACTGGTATGAGAAGGGAGCTGCTGCGGGCAATACAAATGCCCTCAATGGATTGAGCCTGTGTTATCAGAATGGCATAGGAACTGCCCCTGATATAGAAAAAGCCATTGACCTGTTGCAGCAAGCAGCGGAGGACGGGCTGGCAGCGGCACATAATAACTTAGGATTTCTACTTATTGATACAGATCCCGGGCAGGCACTATACCACTATCATCAGGCAGAGGAACTTGGAGAACCGGATTACGGTAGCCTGGGATACCTGTATGAAGAAAACGGGGATTTTGAAACCGCTCTTCGTTACTACCGGAAAGATGAGTCCGAATTTGGCGCGTTCAATCAGGGAATTTTTTACCTGAGAGGATTAGGGACAGCAAAAGACGTAAAAGCGGCAATAGGATACTTTGAAACAGCAGCAGACGGCGGTTATGCCTGGGGACATATTGAACTGGCACGAATATACCTGTCTGAAGAAGGCTTTATCGATAAGGATCTTGCAAAGGCACATATTTCAGCGGCAGAAAAAGCAGGTCTTGAAATCCCTGATGAATTATTAACGTAA
- a CDS encoding dimethylsulfonioproprionate lyase family protein translates to MKNTAISTDINDHIVRKAQKEWQPLVEKGVHYKGISVISLHYDQLKERSTTILLKFEPGASYPYHNHPAGEEVYVLSGEATFENAVLSEGDYLYTPPNFKHAVTTTTGCTLLFVVPEEVEILV, encoded by the coding sequence ATGAAAAATACTGCCATCAGTACTGATATTAATGATCATATTGTGAGAAAAGCGCAAAAGGAATGGCAACCGTTAGTTGAAAAAGGTGTGCATTATAAGGGCATCTCGGTAATATCCCTTCATTATGATCAACTGAAGGAACGATCAACGACCATTCTGTTAAAATTTGAACCAGGAGCTTCTTATCCGTATCATAACCACCCGGCAGGTGAGGAAGTATATGTATTAAGTGGAGAGGCTACTTTTGAGAATGCAGTATTATCGGAAGGGGACTATTTATATACTCCGCCCAACTTCAAACATGCTGTTACAACAACAACAGGTTGCACTTTGCTGTTTGTTGTCCCCGAAGAGGTAGAGATATTAGTGTAA
- a CDS encoding DoxX family membrane protein — protein sequence MNMLQDIASLSLRCALSAGFLSAVASRLGLWGRHSSGWNKFLDYTAQVNSFIPHSLIPLLAVTSTILELTLGVMLLIGFKTNYAALCAALLTLLFALAMTLSYGIKEPLDYSVFVFSAGAFLLATIPYYKLSVDQLLTK from the coding sequence ATGAACATGCTACAAGACATTGCATCCTTATCGCTACGATGTGCATTATCAGCCGGATTTTTGTCGGCGGTTGCAAGCAGGTTAGGGCTATGGGGCCGGCATTCCTCCGGCTGGAACAAGTTTTTAGACTACACAGCACAGGTAAATTCTTTTATACCTCACAGCCTGATACCGCTACTGGCTGTTACAAGCACCATTTTGGAGCTCACATTGGGCGTCATGCTGCTCATTGGCTTTAAGACAAATTATGCTGCATTGTGCGCCGCCTTATTAACGCTCCTGTTTGCACTTGCCATGACCTTATCATATGGTATAAAAGAACCGCTGGATTATTCCGTATTTGTGTTTAGCGCCGGCGCATTCCTGCTGGCTACTATTCCCTATTACAAGTTGAGCGTTGACCAATTACTAACTAAATAA
- a CDS encoding helix-turn-helix domain-containing protein, with protein sequence MVDIKDFDSIPDLQSPRRVMKYVLVYCETGKVNMTVDEKEFSLNSGQVITITSGQIHRFNGASSAKGFILEFTLDYFGKDDNDIELIFHNGLFCHFAMNEVITVDSNVVGQELRLIQAELIEQPYQYLISVHARIKLILVSINRAKVDRGDEIWKPNALFLKFLEAVRDNFEHNYPVSKFAQLLGTTDMKLNELSKIHAGKTAQHVIYGLITSEAKRLLTYEDLSVKEVAYKLGFNDPFYFSNFFKKQTGISPSQYPV encoded by the coding sequence ATGGTTGATATAAAGGATTTCGACAGCATTCCTGATTTGCAAAGTCCAAGACGCGTCATGAAGTATGTGCTGGTGTATTGTGAGACCGGCAAAGTAAACATGACAGTTGATGAGAAGGAGTTTTCTTTAAATAGTGGCCAGGTCATTACGATAACCTCCGGACAGATTCACAGGTTTAACGGTGCCTCGTCTGCAAAAGGCTTTATACTTGAGTTTACGTTAGATTATTTTGGGAAAGACGATAATGACATTGAACTCATTTTCCATAATGGACTATTCTGTCATTTTGCTATGAACGAGGTTATTACGGTGGACAGTAATGTGGTGGGGCAGGAACTCCGCCTTATACAAGCGGAGTTAATTGAACAGCCCTATCAATACCTTATTTCGGTTCATGCGCGTATTAAGTTAATACTGGTATCTATCAACCGGGCCAAAGTTGATCGGGGTGACGAAATCTGGAAACCCAATGCCTTGTTTTTGAAATTCCTGGAAGCTGTAAGGGATAATTTCGAACATAATTACCCCGTTTCGAAATTTGCCCAGCTGCTCGGCACTACCGACATGAAATTGAACGAGCTTTCAAAGATCCATGCCGGAAAGACGGCACAGCATGTTATTTATGGCCTGATCACCTCTGAGGCCAAAAGGCTCCTGACATATGAAGACCTGTCAGTAAAGGAGGTCGCCTATAAACTCGGCTTTAATGATCCGTTTTATTTCTCCAACTTCTTTAAAAAACAGACGGGTATATCCCCCAGCCAATACCCTGTATAA
- a CDS encoding helix-turn-helix domain-containing protein yields the protein MKSNMPKIDKLESITEIHRLLGIPGPAHPLISLLDTRDERINLSRLPVRYVTTLYKITFIRKLAGKFRYGQGYYDFDEGSMVFTAPNQIVGSTANYKGNEGYSLIFHQDFLQGFPLAAKIKQYGFFSYATNEALHLSEQERTTVSAVFNIIQEELNNRIDDFSHEVVIAQIELLLSYARRFYKRQFITRRAATSDLLQQFEELLNAYFREEKAIYDGGPTVQYLAQQLNYTPNYLSDMLRSLTGLNAQQHIHEKLIEKSKELLLTTKMTVSEVAYQLGFEHPQSFSRLFKSKTGQSPLEFRAAFN from the coding sequence ATGAAAAGCAATATGCCCAAAATTGATAAACTGGAATCTATAACGGAGATCCACCGTTTGCTGGGTATTCCCGGACCTGCTCACCCGCTGATCAGTTTACTGGACACAAGGGACGAGCGGATCAATCTGAGCCGCTTGCCAGTTCGCTATGTAACTACCCTTTACAAAATCACATTTATCCGGAAGTTAGCCGGTAAATTCAGATACGGCCAGGGCTATTATGACTTTGACGAAGGGAGTATGGTATTTACCGCGCCTAACCAGATAGTAGGCAGTACTGCCAATTACAAGGGAAATGAGGGCTATTCGCTGATCTTCCACCAGGACTTTCTCCAGGGTTTCCCGCTTGCCGCCAAGATTAAACAATACGGGTTCTTTTCCTACGCTACGAATGAAGCGCTGCACCTTTCCGAACAGGAAAGAACAACTGTGTCAGCTGTTTTTAACATCATTCAGGAAGAGCTAAATAACCGGATAGACGACTTCAGCCACGAAGTGGTAATTGCACAGATCGAGCTGCTGCTCAGTTATGCCAGGCGGTTTTACAAGCGACAATTTATTACCCGGCGGGCAGCCACCAGCGATCTGCTGCAGCAATTCGAGGAACTTTTAAACGCTTACTTCAGGGAGGAAAAGGCGATATATGACGGCGGGCCTACCGTACAATACCTCGCTCAGCAACTGAACTATACACCTAACTATTTAAGTGATATGCTGCGGTCACTCACCGGGTTAAACGCCCAGCAACATATTCATGAGAAACTGATTGAAAAATCTAAAGAACTGCTCCTGACCACAAAGATGACCGTTAGCGAGGTGGCCTACCAATTAGGCTTTGAGCATCCGCAATCCTTCAGCAGGCTGTTCAAAAGTAAGACCGGGCAATCGCCCTTGGAGTTCAGGGCCGCATTTAATTAA
- a CDS encoding SDR family NAD(P)-dependent oxidoreductase — protein MENQTTSSIRPVALVTGANQGVGNEIARALVANGYIVYVGSRKMENGEKAAAEIGENAKAIQLDVTRQQTIDAAVERIGSEYGRLDLLVNNAGISHGGTIPKGVEELMLTGRAVNVSLDEVRTVWETNVFGVIAVTQAALPLLRKSASARIVNVSSGLGSLTWISDPQCWARDSFGIVYAASKTALNAVTLAFSLELEKENIKVNAVSPGFTATALNNFQGTDSLEVGSREPIRVALETDGPTGGFTGPEGPLPW, from the coding sequence ATGGAAAATCAAACAACATCATCGATCAGGCCGGTTGCGCTTGTCACTGGCGCTAACCAGGGCGTCGGGAATGAGATCGCCAGGGCGCTCGTCGCCAATGGTTATATTGTATATGTAGGGTCGCGTAAAATGGAAAATGGCGAAAAGGCTGCTGCCGAAATAGGAGAAAATGCAAAAGCTATTCAGTTGGACGTTACCCGGCAACAAACCATTGATGCGGCAGTAGAACGCATAGGTAGCGAGTATGGCCGCCTGGACCTGCTGGTAAATAATGCAGGCATATCACATGGCGGAACAATCCCTAAAGGCGTGGAGGAACTCATGCTCACAGGGCGGGCCGTAAATGTATCTTTAGACGAAGTACGCACGGTATGGGAAACCAACGTTTTCGGTGTTATTGCAGTTACTCAGGCTGCTTTGCCCTTATTGCGTAAATCGGCGTCTGCACGTATCGTCAACGTATCCAGTGGGCTGGGCTCATTAACCTGGATATCTGATCCTCAGTGTTGGGCACGGGATAGTTTCGGAATAGTGTATGCTGCATCCAAAACCGCACTTAATGCAGTTACGCTTGCCTTTTCCCTGGAACTGGAAAAAGAAAACATTAAGGTCAATGCGGTAAGCCCCGGCTTTACAGCCACTGCACTGAATAATTTCCAGGGAACAGACAGCCTGGAAGTTGGTTCACGGGAGCCGATCCGTGTAGCACTGGAAACAGACGGCCCGACAGGAGGTTTTACCGGACCTGAAGGACCCTTGCCATGGTGA
- a CDS encoding helix-turn-helix domain-containing protein, with protein MQYTPCDILKPFIRNYSVITIDKDINNEIFYPSGYVDFIVKMPDGNAATIIGGQYRDTPAFELLGHLTVPTRLNAAKGTTILIARMYPYACAVFFPNPITDFTNSATNLLDVYARDLRDLYEVMMSKVSIGQQIDLIESFFIEKLKKHEKKQQKVQQLSLICRHILSTGEGFDLNQLSSTLGLSKRYIQKQFFEMVGLTPGTLYASYRFNRSLRQILSTDVSLTSIAYECDYYDQAHFIKEFRKFTGITPLQVRRTLIKNGDDFQKAVNIGL; from the coding sequence TTGCAATACACTCCCTGCGACATATTGAAACCCTTTATCAGGAATTATTCCGTAATCACCATCGACAAGGATATCAACAATGAAATTTTCTATCCAAGTGGATACGTAGATTTCATTGTTAAAATGCCAGATGGTAATGCCGCCACCATTATCGGCGGACAATACCGGGACACGCCTGCATTTGAATTACTAGGGCATCTGACAGTTCCGACCAGGTTGAATGCAGCCAAAGGAACTACAATACTGATAGCCAGAATGTATCCTTATGCATGTGCTGTATTCTTCCCAAATCCAATTACGGATTTTACCAATTCAGCTACCAATCTGCTGGATGTGTATGCCAGAGATTTGCGGGATCTCTATGAAGTAATGATGAGTAAAGTCTCAATTGGCCAACAGATAGATCTGATCGAATCCTTTTTTATTGAAAAACTAAAAAAGCATGAGAAGAAACAACAAAAGGTTCAGCAGCTATCCCTGATCTGCCGGCATATACTGAGCACAGGTGAAGGCTTCGATCTTAATCAGCTGTCATCTACACTCGGGCTTTCCAAAAGATATATTCAAAAACAGTTCTTTGAAATGGTGGGCCTGACACCAGGTACACTGTACGCATCTTACCGTTTCAATAGAAGTTTACGGCAAATACTTTCTACAGACGTATCGCTTACCTCGATTGCCTATGAATGCGACTACTACGACCAGGCCCACTTTATCAAAGAATTCAGAAAATTTACCGGCATCACACCGCTCCAGGTGAGGCGCACACTTATTAAAAATGGAGATGACTTTCAGAAAGCCGTAAATATTGGATTATAA
- a CDS encoding YybH family protein: MKNVLALAMLMAITLISKAQTNTDPLQQARKAIEASNAIYADLANKNDGSILTRYTDDACLLPPNSAPVCGKENIAKFFKDGPKVHVKFTIQHLYGDASTFITEESYYEMTDLNGNKLDEGKVMVVWKNTADGLKMHRDMFSSNKPVSK; this comes from the coding sequence ATGAAGAACGTACTCGCCCTGGCTATGCTGATGGCAATAACACTAATTTCCAAAGCCCAAACCAATACTGATCCCTTGCAGCAAGCCCGTAAAGCGATCGAAGCCAGCAATGCCATCTATGCTGACCTGGCAAATAAGAATGATGGTTCAATCCTCACCAGATACACAGACGATGCCTGTCTGCTGCCTCCCAATTCAGCACCTGTATGCGGAAAAGAAAATATCGCGAAATTCTTTAAAGATGGCCCTAAAGTGCATGTCAAATTCACTATACAACATTTGTATGGTGATGCCAGCACATTCATTACAGAGGAAAGCTATTATGAAATGACAGACCTTAACGGAAATAAACTGGACGAAGGTAAGGTGATGGTGGTTTGGAAAAACACTGCTGATGGCTTAAAAATGCATAGGGATATGTTCAGCAGCAATAAGCCGGTGTCAAAGTAG
- a CDS encoding MarR family winged helix-turn-helix transcriptional regulator, giving the protein MDTQDEIFSYIEPEENSGYLLWQVTMQWQLSMNRALGKVGLTLTQFSLMAGLYWLTKKKQAVTQQQLADYANTDKMMTSKVLAALEEKQIIERVKDPGDSRAKQLKMTDKGIAALREAYRIVQQVDDVFFSDVVKDKVTFDSLLKRLIK; this is encoded by the coding sequence ATGGATACACAGGATGAGATATTCTCCTACATTGAACCGGAAGAAAATAGCGGGTACCTGCTTTGGCAGGTTACGATGCAATGGCAGTTAAGCATGAACAGGGCACTTGGAAAGGTGGGGCTTACACTCACTCAATTCTCTCTGATGGCGGGTCTCTATTGGTTGACTAAGAAAAAGCAGGCAGTCACCCAGCAGCAGTTAGCAGATTACGCTAATACTGATAAAATGATGACCTCTAAGGTATTGGCGGCTCTGGAAGAAAAACAGATCATAGAAAGAGTAAAAGATCCCGGCGACAGTCGTGCGAAGCAATTAAAGATGACCGATAAAGGTATAGCGGCCCTAAGAGAGGCATATCGTATTGTTCAGCAAGTGGATGATGTGTTTTTTAGCGATGTAGTAAAAGATAAAGTGACATTCGATAGTTTACTTAAGAGATTGATTAAGTAA
- a CDS encoding VOC family protein, with protein sequence MSEPTQLSFVSLQVTDLEVSGKFYTEILNFKPVLKSPPGAIVFEQKNGAAFAIRTPMIELSKANLLGWGVAVWFGIGDLDAFLAEKGDKISIVKDVHPTPFGRILVISDPDGYAITLQETKED encoded by the coding sequence ATGTCAGAACCAACACAACTCAGCTTTGTTTCACTTCAAGTGACTGATCTTGAAGTATCTGGAAAATTTTATACCGAGATTCTGAATTTTAAGCCAGTTCTGAAATCTCCACCCGGTGCCATTGTGTTTGAGCAAAAGAATGGTGCAGCCTTCGCTATCAGAACACCTATGATCGAACTTTCCAAGGCAAATTTACTCGGTTGGGGAGTAGCCGTATGGTTTGGAATAGGCGATCTGGACGCATTTTTGGCGGAAAAAGGTGACAAAATTTCTATCGTGAAGGATGTCCATCCAACGCCGTTTGGAAGGATCCTGGTTATATCCGATCCTGATGGTTATGCAATTACTTTGCAGGAAACAAAGGAAGATTAA
- a CDS encoding DUF1826 domain-containing protein, producing MIDLSHAEHQIRCVTNFQDLVATPFSGEINAICWSRKLTGDFSEIVQKVRLSGNITTIDEEELRELYLSEQGQIARDILLNDMKALEAHGASPTLNVIKHYERDDAYPFFPTDVYSFHVDRSPIPTDTFLCTYYGDSSEILPNSQGIKKVLIPEIRDELKKLYHGPDEGFESFLSEHFFDLHYQAKPDARPVSLGLGHLWRLAVDHPQSQVPPCLHRAPKETSGRNRLLLIC from the coding sequence ATGATAGATCTATCTCATGCTGAGCATCAAATTCGCTGTGTCACGAATTTTCAGGACCTTGTTGCTACGCCATTTAGTGGAGAAATTAATGCGATCTGCTGGTCTCGTAAACTAACAGGTGATTTTTCTGAGATTGTCCAAAAGGTCAGATTAAGCGGAAATATTACAACAATTGATGAAGAGGAACTTCGTGAACTATATTTGAGTGAACAAGGACAAATTGCCCGTGACATCCTTCTAAATGACATGAAAGCATTGGAAGCTCATGGCGCATCGCCCACCCTTAATGTGATCAAGCACTATGAGCGGGATGATGCCTACCCCTTTTTTCCAACTGATGTTTATTCTTTTCATGTAGATCGCTCCCCTATACCAACCGATACCTTTTTATGCACTTACTATGGCGACTCGAGTGAGATATTACCGAATTCACAAGGCATAAAGAAAGTACTCATTCCGGAAATACGTGATGAACTCAAAAAACTATACCATGGACCAGATGAAGGCTTTGAATCATTCTTAAGTGAACATTTCTTTGATCTGCACTATCAGGCTAAACCTGATGCACGTCCTGTAAGCTTGGGCCTTGGTCACCTATGGAGGTTGGCAGTTGATCATCCCCAAAGTCAGGTGCCACCCTGTTTACACCGCGCACCTAAGGAAACATCCGGACGGAACAGGCTGTTGCTGATCTGTTGA